The following proteins are co-located in the Nitrospirota bacterium genome:
- a CDS encoding acetyl-CoA carboxylase carboxyltransferase subunit alpha, with protein sequence MHYYLDFERPVAELENKIEELKRLADGKDMNITSEIKKLEKKAKDLRADIFAKITPWQKTLIARHPERPYTLDYTKLIMEDFIELHGDRRFADDTSIVAGFAKFQGIPVAVIGHQKGRSTKERIERNFGQPHPEGYRKALRIMKLAERFGRPIFTFIDTPGAYPGIGAEERGQAEAIAKNLLDMFMIKTPIIATVIGEGGSGGALALAVGDAVLMLEHSVYSVISPEGCAAILWKKNGTELGQGEYEKASESLKMTAQDLYSFGVIDEIIPEPVGGAHRDYPETMEAVVKVLKNRLTDLMKKPVDLLLEERYEKFRSMGAVEEAG encoded by the coding sequence ATGCATTATTATCTTGACTTTGAGCGTCCGGTCGCAGAACTGGAAAATAAAATAGAGGAACTCAAGCGCCTTGCTGACGGCAAGGACATGAACATAACTTCCGAGATAAAAAAGCTCGAGAAAAAGGCAAAGGACCTCCGGGCGGACATATTCGCAAAAATAACCCCCTGGCAGAAGACCCTCATCGCGCGTCATCCCGAAAGGCCGTACACGCTCGATTATACAAAGCTCATTATGGAAGACTTTATCGAACTGCACGGCGACAGGCGGTTCGCTGACGATACGTCGATAGTCGCCGGGTTCGCGAAATTCCAGGGCATCCCTGTCGCTGTTATCGGACATCAAAAGGGACGCTCCACAAAAGAGAGGATCGAAAGGAATTTCGGCCAGCCCCACCCTGAAGGGTACAGGAAGGCGCTCAGGATAATGAAGCTCGCCGAGAGATTCGGCAGGCCGATATTTACTTTCATCGACACACCCGGCGCGTATCCCGGTATCGGCGCTGAGGAAAGGGGACAGGCAGAGGCCATAGCAAAGAACCTCCTTGACATGTTTATGATAAAGACACCGATCATCGCAACCGTGATCGGCGAAGGCGGCAGCGGCGGCGCGCTCGCGCTTGCGGTGGGAGACGCAGTGCTCATGCTTGAGCATTCAGTGTATTCGGTTATCTCGCCTGAAGGCTGCGCCGCGATCCTGTGGAAAAAGAACGGCACAGAGCTTGGCCAGGGAGAATATGAAAAGGCCTCCGAGTCACTGAAAATGACCGCGCAGGACTTGTACAGCTTCGGAGTAATTGATGAGATCATCCCCGAACCGGTCGGCGGCGCGCACCGGGATTACCCGGAGACAATGGAAGCGGTAGTAAAGGTGTTAAAGAACCGTCTCACCGACTTGATGAAGAAGCCCGTTGACCTGCTGCTTGAAGAGCGCTATGAAAAATTCAGATCAATGGGCGCGGTGGAGGAAGCGGGGTAA
- a CDS encoding HlyD family secretion protein, which produces MEEQKTPANGSHKKKIAITIFVLVLIASAITGYFYVQYKNTHITTDDAFITGRIHTIASKVQGTVKKVYVEDNQPVKQGELLLEIDSADFDVSVKGASSGLETEKTKLTELDSQLDTTRKQFEEIKSAVGAARANLELQEANMRQAETDLKRAGSLIKDEIIPRETYDRTKTAYDVAVAQVKAAKEELKRTESRLETQKAVIKQASTAIEPQKSLIKQKEASLAAAELNLGYTKIYAPAEGRVTRKSVEAGNQVQAGQPLMAVVPLDDIWVVANYKETQLDKIRPGQKAEIKIDTYPDKKFTGKVDSIMAGTGAVFSLFPPENATGNFVKIVQRVPVKILLDKATDPDHILRIGMSVEPTIVVEK; this is translated from the coding sequence ATGGAAGAACAGAAAACACCAGCAAACGGAAGTCATAAAAAGAAGATCGCCATCACGATCTTTGTCCTCGTTCTGATAGCAAGCGCGATCACGGGATATTTTTATGTCCAGTATAAAAATACCCACATCACCACGGATGACGCCTTTATCACAGGGCGCATCCATACAATCGCCTCGAAGGTCCAGGGGACGGTCAAAAAAGTTTATGTTGAAGATAACCAGCCTGTGAAGCAGGGCGAGCTTCTTCTTGAGATAGACTCCGCGGATTTCGACGTCAGTGTGAAAGGCGCCTCTTCAGGTCTTGAAACTGAGAAGACAAAACTTACAGAGCTGGATTCTCAGCTCGATACGACAAGAAAACAATTTGAGGAGATCAAGTCGGCGGTCGGCGCGGCAAGGGCGAACCTTGAACTTCAGGAGGCGAACATGCGTCAGGCAGAGACAGATTTGAAAAGGGCCGGGAGCCTTATCAAAGATGAAATTATTCCCAGGGAAACTTACGACAGGACAAAAACAGCGTACGATGTAGCAGTCGCCCAGGTAAAGGCGGCAAAAGAGGAACTGAAGCGGACTGAATCGCGCCTTGAAACACAGAAGGCTGTTATAAAGCAGGCATCAACAGCAATTGAGCCACAGAAATCTTTGATAAAACAGAAAGAGGCCTCGCTGGCAGCGGCTGAGCTGAACCTTGGGTACACGAAAATCTACGCCCCTGCTGAAGGGCGCGTCACGAGGAAGTCCGTTGAGGCCGGCAACCAGGTCCAGGCGGGCCAGCCGCTTATGGCTGTCGTGCCTCTTGATGATATCTGGGTGGTTGCAAATTACAAAGAAACACAGTTAGACAAAATAAGGCCGGGACAGAAGGCGGAGATAAAGATCGACACATATCCCGATAAAAAATTTACCGGCAAGGTAGACAGCATTATGGCAGGCACGGGCGCAGTCTTTTCTTTATTTCCCCCTGAAAACGCTACAGGCAATTTTGTCAAAATAGTGCAGAGGGTGCCGGTCAAGATACTTCTTGATAAAGCCACAGACCCCGACCATATTTTAAGAATCGGCATGTCCGTGGAGCCGACGATAGTGGTTGAAAAATAG
- a CDS encoding ABC transporter permease, which translates to MINIPATLRISLRALRVNKMRSALTMLGIIIGVGAVIAMLAVGTGASSQIQQQISSLGSNLLMVVPGATSSGGVRMGAGTQSTLTLGDAEAVLKECPAVSDVAPVLSGVAQIVYGNQNWSTGVTGTTPGMLNVRDWKLSAGRAFTEQDIKSATKVCLLGQTVVDMLFGGLDPVGQIVRIKKIPFTVIGVLEVKGQDPRGQDQDDAIYVPVTTAQKKLFGTSFPGMIRMMMVKAKSTEDLDSAERQINELLRQRHHIGQRQENDFTVRNLTQMMQAAEQSASVMTMLLGAIASVSLLVGGIGIMNIMLVSVTERTREIGIRMAVGAKTWDIRLQFIIEALALSLTGGAAGIVIGLTSSQIISSLAEWPTIVSPLSVLLAFSFSGLVGIFFGFYPAYKASLLNPIEALRYE; encoded by the coding sequence ATGATTAATATACCTGCTACATTACGGATCTCACTCAGGGCCTTGAGGGTGAACAAAATGCGCTCAGCCCTCACCATGCTCGGAATTATTATCGGGGTCGGCGCGGTCATCGCGATGCTCGCGGTCGGCACAGGCGCAAGCAGCCAGATTCAGCAGCAGATATCAAGCCTGGGAAGCAACCTCCTGATGGTCGTTCCGGGGGCCACTTCCTCAGGCGGCGTCAGGATGGGCGCTGGAACTCAATCAACTTTGACGCTGGGAGATGCCGAGGCCGTATTGAAGGAATGCCCGGCGGTATCTGATGTGGCCCCGGTGCTCAGCGGTGTCGCGCAGATCGTTTACGGCAATCAGAACTGGTCGACAGGCGTGACAGGGACAACCCCCGGGATGTTAAACGTGCGCGACTGGAAGCTGTCTGCCGGCAGGGCTTTTACAGAGCAGGACATCAAAAGCGCGACAAAGGTCTGCCTGCTTGGACAAACGGTTGTGGACATGCTCTTTGGAGGTTTGGACCCGGTGGGGCAAATAGTCAGGATAAAAAAGATACCGTTTACAGTCATCGGCGTCCTTGAGGTCAAAGGCCAGGACCCCAGAGGACAGGACCAGGATGACGCGATCTATGTGCCGGTGACAACAGCGCAGAAAAAGCTCTTCGGCACCTCATTCCCCGGCATGATAAGAATGATGATGGTAAAGGCAAAGAGCACGGAAGACCTTGATTCAGCGGAGAGGCAGATCAACGAGCTGCTCAGGCAGAGGCACCACATCGGGCAGAGGCAGGAAAATGATTTTACCGTCCGGAACCTCACGCAGATGATGCAGGCCGCGGAGCAGTCCGCGAGTGTCATGACAATGCTGCTTGGCGCGATAGCGTCCGTGTCCCTGCTTGTCGGAGGGATCGGCATTATGAACATCATGCTCGTATCGGTCACTGAAAGGACAAGGGAAATAGGGATACGCATGGCAGTAGGCGCAAAGACCTGGGACATAAGGCTCCAGTTTATAATTGAGGCGCTGGCATTATCATTGACAGGAGGCGCTGCAGGGATAGTCATCGGCCTGACGAGCTCGCAGATAATTTCATCGTTAGCGGAATGGCCCACGATAGTCTCCCCGCTTTCGGTGCTCCTCGCTTTCAGCTTCTCCGGGCTTGTGGGAATATTCTTCGGGTTCTATCCCGCATATAAGGCCTCACTGCTTAACCCGATCGAGGCTTTGAGATATGAGTAA
- a CDS encoding metallophosphoesterase, producing MRLFIFFISAYGLANLYIFFKLSYLFKAGTTAGIVTGLCILFMALSPVLIHFYSMRGNEKTARTFAYTGFMWVSLLIVFFPLALLLEFYNFIMLRGDVLFGRDLSSIAVSPFYTFFAPLCISAAVNVYGIYEAKNLKVEKLTVKTSKLPEGVGKITIAQISDLHLGMVIRDKALNKVIRLIEGVKPDLIVSTGDLLDGVVSHVDYLSDNLKKLHARLGKFAVIGNHEFYGGLKHSIKFIETSGFTILRGRGITVEGIINIAGVDDLNGDTNKDHNGPEKEILSKLPDNIFTLLLKHRPEIDSGSFGLFDLQLSGHTHNGQIFPINLLAPFIFEHHTGFINLSKGSALYVSRGAGTAGPPVRFLSPPELTIIEVVSEQKAT from the coding sequence ATGAGACTGTTTATATTTTTTATCTCGGCATACGGACTGGCGAACCTGTATATATTTTTCAAGCTGTCGTATTTATTCAAAGCCGGCACAACCGCGGGCATCGTGACAGGCCTGTGCATTTTGTTTATGGCGTTGTCTCCTGTGCTGATACATTTCTACAGCATGAGGGGGAATGAAAAGACGGCACGAACCTTCGCATACACAGGCTTCATGTGGGTATCGCTTCTCATAGTCTTCTTTCCGCTTGCGCTGCTGCTTGAATTTTATAATTTCATAATGCTGCGTGGTGATGTTCTGTTCGGGCGGGATCTGAGTTCAATTGCGGTTTCACCTTTTTATACTTTTTTTGCTCCGCTTTGCATCTCGGCTGCCGTAAACGTTTACGGAATTTATGAGGCGAAAAACCTGAAGGTCGAGAAGCTCACAGTAAAAACTTCAAAGCTCCCGGAAGGAGTTGGCAAGATCACGATAGCTCAGATCTCAGACCTGCATCTCGGAATGGTCATCAGGGACAAAGCCCTGAATAAAGTAATCAGATTGATCGAAGGCGTAAAGCCTGACCTGATAGTCTCCACAGGAGACCTTCTTGACGGAGTAGTAAGTCATGTTGATTATCTCTCGGATAACCTGAAAAAGCTCCACGCGAGGCTCGGCAAGTTTGCCGTCATCGGCAATCATGAGTTTTACGGCGGGTTGAAACATTCGATAAAATTCATTGAGACCTCCGGGTTTACCATACTCAGGGGGCGCGGGATTACAGTGGAAGGCATTATCAATATCGCAGGCGTGGATGATCTTAATGGAGACACGAATAAAGATCACAATGGACCGGAAAAAGAAATTCTGTCCAAACTCCCTGATAATATTTTTACCCTACTGTTAAAACACCGCCCTGAGATAGACAGCGGCAGCTTTGGTCTTTTCGATCTTCAGCTTTCAGGGCATACTCATAACGGGCAGATATTCCCCATCAATCTCCTCGCGCCTTTCATATTCGAGCATCACACAGGTTTTATTAATCTGTCAAAAGGCTCCGCCCTGTATGTAAGCCGTGGCGCAGGCACAGCGGGGCCGCCGGTGCGTTTCCTTTCTCCGCCGGAATTGACTATTATAGAGGTGGTTTCGGAACAGAAGGCAACATGA
- a CDS encoding DUF2283 domain-containing protein — MRKIRYSKDVDALMVELSDKPIDYAEEEGQVIVHFSHDGEPVLIEILDAKEFVLNMLSSVMNEKEVAIP, encoded by the coding sequence ATGAGAAAGATTAGATACAGCAAAGATGTTGATGCGCTCATGGTAGAACTTTCAGACAAGCCGATTGATTATGCTGAAGAGGAAGGACAGGTTATTGTCCACTTTTCACATGACGGCGAGCCCGTACTTATTGAAATCCTTGACGCAAAGGAATTTGTCCTCAACATGCTCTCAAGTGTCATGAACGAAAAAGAAGTTGCGATACCATAA
- a CDS encoding efflux RND transporter periplasmic adaptor subunit codes for MKKIMIGILIAAALGAAAFFSVGDKENEVNYRTEKAVKGDIVATVTATGTVNAVTTVLVGTQVSGTIKNIFVDFNSPVKKGQVIALIDPATFEAQVAQARANLLSAKANLEKSETALIDAKRTMDRNRGLLSKNLIARSELDTAETNYETAKAQVNVSKAQVAQTDAALKISETNLGYTKILSPVDGVVISRNVDIGQTVAASFQTPTLFTIAQDLTKMQIDTNVDEADIGNIKVGQDVEFTVDAYPDVTFKGLVSQVRNSPIIVQNVVTYDVVIGVDNPVRENGHSPLLKPGMTANVSIVLQSKKDILKIPNAALRFTPAAKDKGRTQGQQREKGPGVWVLEGGKAKRMPVKTGISDGNYTELVSGGVSEGQELIVESLAKQKNTGSAPRPRF; via the coding sequence ATGAAAAAAATAATGATCGGCATCCTGATCGCGGCAGCCCTGGGCGCGGCGGCGTTCTTCTCAGTCGGGGACAAAGAGAATGAGGTCAACTACAGGACTGAAAAGGCCGTCAAAGGAGACATCGTTGCAACCGTTACAGCGACAGGTACGGTCAATGCCGTGACAACCGTTCTTGTGGGCACGCAGGTCTCCGGCACAATTAAAAATATCTTCGTTGATTTTAATTCCCCGGTTAAAAAAGGCCAGGTGATCGCATTAATAGACCCGGCAACTTTTGAGGCGCAGGTGGCGCAGGCAAGGGCCAATCTTCTTTCAGCAAAAGCAAACCTGGAGAAGTCAGAGACTGCTCTTATAGACGCGAAGCGGACGATGGACAGGAACAGGGGATTACTTTCAAAAAACCTTATCGCCAGAAGCGAACTTGATACAGCGGAGACGAATTACGAAACTGCGAAGGCGCAGGTGAATGTTTCAAAGGCCCAAGTCGCGCAGACGGATGCAGCGCTTAAGATCTCGGAGACGAACCTGGGGTACACGAAGATACTTTCTCCGGTTGACGGCGTTGTGATATCGAGGAATGTGGACATCGGGCAGACCGTTGCCGCGAGCTTTCAGACGCCCACACTTTTCACCATAGCCCAGGACCTGACGAAGATGCAGATCGATACGAACGTGGATGAAGCTGACATCGGGAATATAAAGGTCGGGCAGGATGTTGAATTTACCGTTGACGCCTATCCCGATGTTACTTTTAAAGGACTGGTGTCGCAGGTGCGGAACTCCCCCATCATAGTGCAGAATGTCGTCACATATGATGTAGTTATCGGAGTGGACAACCCCGTAAGAGAGAACGGCCATTCTCCCCTGCTTAAACCCGGCATGACCGCCAATGTCTCAATAGTCCTGCAAAGTAAAAAGGACATTCTCAAGATACCAAATGCCGCGCTACGGTTCACCCCTGCCGCTAAAGACAAAGGCCGGACGCAGGGGCAGCAAAGGGAAAAAGGGCCCGGAGTCTGGGTGCTTGAGGGCGGTAAGGCCAAACGCATGCCTGTAAAAACAGGGATCAGCGACGGCAATTACACTGAACTCGTCTCAGGCGGCGTAAGTGAGGGACAGGAGTTAATAGTTGAGTCTCTTGCGAAACAAAAAAATACCGGCAGCGCTCCACGTCCAAGGTTCTGA
- a CDS encoding DHA2 family efflux MFS transporter permease subunit, which produces MNKWLVALTVMLPTLIEIIDTSVVNVSLDHIRGSLSAGIDEATWTITSYLVSNAIIIPMTGWLSRYFGRKRYLIFSISLFTFSSLLCGLAWNLQSLVFFRILQGMGGGALQPISQSILLETFPQKQHGMAMAIFGIGIMFGPIVGPLLGGWITDSWSWHWIFFINIPIGIISILMVIFFIVDPLYMKGMKMKIDYWGLAFLALGLGCLQIVLDKGEREDWFASDFIMWFSIISAVSLTLFVIIELFAEHPVVNLKTLKNVTFTTGSLIMFFAFFNLFGSIVLLPIYLQTLMGYTSTLAGMVLGPGGIASLIAMPIAGRLVTRMNPKAVLCFGITVAAYSVYLMSNFNLSADFNTVIWPRLVLGVGMGFLFIPLTTLTMSGIKREEMGNAAGIFNLLRNLGGSFGVAFITTMLARRAQFHQNHLVEHLTPFDRSYQITSSQLAQSLQQKGFDPVTSQSAGLSSIYGQLTRQASMMSFNDAFHLLSIIMICTLPFIMLMRKDLRR; this is translated from the coding sequence ATGAACAAATGGCTTGTCGCACTTACAGTAATGCTCCCCACGCTCATCGAGATCATCGACACGTCTGTAGTCAATGTCTCGCTTGATCACATCCGAGGGAGTCTGTCCGCGGGGATTGATGAGGCGACGTGGACCATTACATCTTATCTCGTATCAAACGCGATCATCATCCCGATGACGGGATGGCTAAGCAGGTATTTCGGCAGGAAGCGTTATCTGATATTTTCAATTTCCCTGTTTACCTTCAGCTCGCTGCTCTGCGGCTTGGCGTGGAACCTGCAGAGCCTTGTATTCTTCAGGATACTTCAGGGCATGGGAGGCGGCGCGCTCCAGCCGATATCACAGTCAATACTGCTTGAGACCTTTCCTCAAAAACAGCACGGCATGGCGATGGCCATATTCGGCATAGGGATAATGTTCGGGCCAATTGTCGGGCCTCTTTTAGGAGGGTGGATCACGGACAGCTGGTCGTGGCACTGGATCTTCTTCATCAATATCCCGATAGGCATCATCTCGATATTGATGGTGATATTTTTTATTGTTGACCCGCTGTACATGAAAGGCATGAAGATGAAGATCGACTACTGGGGACTCGCGTTTCTCGCGCTCGGACTCGGCTGCCTGCAGATAGTCCTTGACAAGGGTGAGAGGGAAGACTGGTTCGCGTCGGATTTCATAATGTGGTTCAGTATAATCTCGGCAGTCTCCCTGACACTCTTTGTGATCATTGAATTATTCGCGGAGCATCCCGTGGTCAATTTGAAGACATTAAAGAACGTGACATTCACAACAGGCAGCCTTATTATGTTCTTTGCGTTTTTCAATCTGTTCGGCAGCATCGTGCTTCTGCCGATATATCTTCAAACGCTCATGGGCTACACTTCAACGCTGGCAGGGATGGTGCTTGGGCCGGGGGGGATAGCATCTCTTATTGCCATGCCCATTGCCGGAAGGCTTGTTACAAGGATGAACCCAAAGGCCGTGCTTTGCTTCGGCATAACCGTGGCCGCATATTCTGTATATCTCATGTCGAACTTTAACCTGTCCGCGGATTTTAACACTGTAATATGGCCGAGGCTGGTTTTGGGAGTGGGCATGGGGTTTCTTTTTATTCCGCTCACCACACTTACAATGTCGGGCATCAAGAGAGAAGAGATGGGGAACGCTGCGGGGATATTCAATCTCCTCAGAAACCTTGGAGGCAGTTTCGGGGTCGCTTTTATTACCACTATGCTCGCAAGGCGCGCTCAGTTTCATCAGAACCATCTTGTAGAGCACCTCACGCCGTTTGACAGAAGCTACCAGATCACCTCCTCACAGCTCGCCCAATCTCTGCAGCAAAAAGGGTTTGACCCGGTCACGTCGCAATCTGCCGGTTTAAGCAGTATCTATGGCCAATTAACAAGACAGGCCTCCATGATGTCCTTTAACGATGCCTTCCACCTGCTCAGTATAATAATGATCTGCACCCTGCCGTTTATAATGTTAATGAGAAAAGACCTGCGGAGATGA
- a CDS encoding ABC transporter ATP-binding protein, with translation MPLIEANGIQKVYRTGDIDLCALCDVSLTIDKGEFVAIMGQSGSGKSTFMNILGCLDKPTGGKYILEGIDVGGLDRDELAAIRNKKIGFVFQGFNLLSRASALENVELPMLYDGLSSKERKQKAIYALKSVGLEGREGHHPNQLSGGQQQRVAIARALVNNAPIILADEPTGNLDTKTSAEIMELFVKLNTESNITVILVTHEPDISEYSKRVIKFLDGRIVSDEKKGNLPQSHRDTEEKLG, from the coding sequence ATGCCGCTTATCGAAGCAAACGGGATCCAGAAAGTTTACAGGACAGGCGACATAGATCTCTGCGCGTTATGCGATGTCTCGCTGACTATAGACAAGGGTGAATTTGTGGCGATCATGGGACAATCGGGTTCGGGTAAATCAACTTTCATGAACATCCTCGGCTGCCTGGACAAACCTACGGGCGGCAAATATATTCTGGAAGGCATTGACGTGGGAGGTCTCGACAGGGACGAGCTTGCCGCTATAAGAAACAAAAAAATAGGCTTCGTCTTTCAGGGATTCAATTTGCTTTCAAGGGCCTCCGCGCTTGAAAATGTTGAACTGCCGATGCTCTATGACGGCCTGTCCTCCAAAGAGAGAAAGCAGAAGGCAATATACGCGCTGAAGAGCGTGGGGCTTGAGGGAAGGGAAGGACATCATCCCAACCAGCTTTCAGGCGGACAGCAGCAGAGGGTGGCCATAGCAAGGGCGCTGGTGAACAACGCCCCGATCATACTTGCAGATGAACCCACAGGCAACCTCGATACAAAGACCAGCGCAGAGATAATGGAGCTTTTCGTGAAACTGAACACGGAATCAAATATCACAGTAATACTCGTGACACATGAGCCTGATATATCCGAATACAGCAAACGTGTAATAAAATTCCTTGACGGCCGGATTGTCAGCGATGAGAAAAAAGGGAATTTACCACAGAGCCACAGAGACACTGAGGAAAAGCTGGGATGA
- a CDS encoding DUF4258 domain-containing protein — protein sequence MVDIKHSDHLLLKIDILKAHGIDLSLEKVDDIIRFPDKIGTGYKNRLIAQKRLDDEHVLRVVYEEQADRILAITVYPGRRSRYEKD from the coding sequence ATGGTAGATATAAAACACAGCGATCACCTGTTACTGAAAATCGATATACTCAAAGCTCATGGCATTGACCTTTCACTTGAAAAAGTTGACGATATAATAAGATTTCCTGATAAAATAGGAACAGGCTATAAGAACAGATTAATTGCACAGAAAAGGCTGGATGATGAACATGTCCTCAGAGTTGTCTATGAGGAACAAGCAGACAGGATTCTGGCAATAACTGTTTATCCCGGAAGGAGGTCACGGTATGAGAAAGATTAG
- a CDS encoding HlyD family secretion protein: MKKRIAIISIIVLLIIAGIFIYSLLKEKPLEKIVTTGIVEGTEVNLASKISGRISEICCREGDAVQKDAVVISLVSDDLKAAVEQAIASLERAKADERSAAAMIESSRADLNAAKADVKNREADVEKSKVQMDDAKKQMERMTSLFEENLASQADEDRVVTAYGSSRAAYESSRAGHEASLSRVEQSLSQINYSQTLLSSAKARLKEAEAALSIQKARLDDTAIKTPISGTVVFKAMEAGEFASPGITVLTIVDMQNLWVRIDVEENLIGHIRAGSEARVTVEGMEKKSISGRVYKIGRYAEFATQRDVRQGVQDIKTFHVEIRVEDNGQVLKPGMTVSVEIPVRK; the protein is encoded by the coding sequence ATGAAAAAACGCATAGCGATCATATCAATAATCGTACTGCTGATAATTGCGGGAATATTTATTTATTCTCTCCTGAAAGAAAAACCATTGGAGAAAATTGTGACCACGGGAATCGTTGAAGGCACTGAGGTAAATCTTGCCTCAAAGATATCAGGAAGGATCTCAGAGATATGCTGCAGAGAAGGCGATGCCGTTCAGAAGGACGCAGTTGTTATCAGCCTTGTCAGTGATGACCTGAAGGCGGCAGTTGAGCAGGCAATTGCGTCATTGGAAAGGGCAAAGGCAGATGAAAGAAGCGCAGCCGCTATGATAGAAAGTTCACGCGCGGACCTGAATGCGGCAAAAGCCGATGTGAAGAACAGGGAGGCTGATGTTGAGAAGTCGAAGGTCCAGATGGATGACGCAAAAAAACAGATGGAGCGCATGACGTCGCTCTTTGAAGAGAACCTGGCGTCACAGGCTGATGAGGACAGGGTCGTGACGGCATATGGGTCCTCAAGGGCGGCGTATGAATCATCCAGGGCGGGACACGAGGCCTCGCTCTCCCGCGTTGAACAGTCATTGTCGCAAATAAATTACTCGCAGACCCTGCTTTCATCCGCAAAGGCAAGGCTCAAAGAGGCGGAGGCCGCGCTCTCCATTCAGAAGGCGAGACTTGATGACACGGCAATAAAGACGCCTATTTCAGGGACTGTGGTATTCAAGGCGATGGAGGCCGGAGAATTTGCCTCACCCGGAATAACGGTCCTTACGATAGTTGACATGCAAAATCTATGGGTGAGGATCGATGTTGAGGAAAACCTGATCGGGCATATCAGGGCAGGCAGTGAGGCCCGCGTCACTGTTGAAGGGATGGAAAAGAAATCGATCAGCGGCAGGGTCTATAAGATCGGCAGGTACGCGGAGTTTGCAACTCAAAGAGACGTCCGCCAGGGGGTGCAGGACATCAAGACCTTTCATGTGGAAATACGGGTTGAGGACAACGGGCAGGTTTTAAAACCAGGCATGACAGTGAGTGTCGAGATACCGGTCAGGAAATAG